The region ATGTAACTTTTTCTCCGCTCCACTACAAAAACTTATAAACTATGAATCACTAATTTCACAGTTCCTATTCTCATATGTTATAATTCCCTAACAACTTCCCCTAAAACCTTCCCAATAGCCTCATGAATAACTAAATCCGCCCTGCTATCAGCAGAAGTTGTGCTTTTATTTATTAGAACAAGGTTATTTCCTCTAAAATAATTAATAAGCCCTGCAGCAGGATATACTACAAGGGAAGTTCCACCGATAATTAAGGTATCAGCTTCAGATATAGCCTTAACTGCACCTTCAATAGTAGCTTCGTTTAAACCTTCTTCATATAAAACCACATCTGGCTTAACCCTTCCGCCGCATTTGGGACAAGTAGGTATTCCTTTAGATTCCAAAATAAATTTCTCATCATAAGAAGCATGGCACTGCATACAATAATTTCTTAGAACTGAGCCGTGAAGCTCAAATACATTTTTACTGCCTGCTGCTTGATGAAGACCATCTATATTTTGAGTAACTATTGCTTTAAGTTTTCCCATTTTCTCAAGCTTTGCAAGAGCTAGATGTGCTGCATTTGGTTTTGCATCAGGATAAACAAGCTTAGATTTATAAAAATTAAAAAATTCTTCAGGATATCTTATAAAAAATGTGTGTGAAACTAATTGCTCTGGAGTGAAATTGATTTTTAATTTTTTACTGTATAAACCATTTGAACTTCTAAAATCCGGTATGTTACTTTCAGTAGAAACTCCAGCCCCTCCAAAGAACACTATATTAGAGCTGTTATCAACTATCTTTTTTAACTCTTCTATCTTATCCAATAACAACATCTCCCTATAAAATTTATTACTTATATTTTATCATAATGAAAGTTATTTGAACTGTATTCGCCTAAATATATTAAAGGACTGACATTTAAATAAATATCAGTCCAATTATAATTTCTATTTTATTTCAACTTTATACTTGTCTTTTAACTGGTCAACATACCAGGTATACTTCATTCTTTGTCTTTCTTGAATTAGCATATTTTTTATAGTATCTTTTATAGCTGGAAATTCCTTTTCAGTAGGTTCAATCTTTCTTTCTACCTTAATTAAATGATATCCAAATTGAGTTTTTACAGGATCACCTACTTCTCCTATCTCCTGCGAAAAAGCAGCATCTTCAAATTCGGGAACCATTTGTCCTCTGGCAAATTCGCCTAAATCGCCGCCTCTTTCTTTTGATGGACAGCTTGAATACTGACGTGCAGCTTCTTCAAATTCTTTTCCTTCTTCTATTTCCTTTTTAATCTTTAATGCTTCTTCTGCTGTTGACACTAAAATATGCTTAGCAGAAACTTTTTCAGGATCTTTAAACTTATCTTTGTTAACTTCGTAATATTTTACAACTTCAGAATCAGCCACTACAACATCCTTAAATACTCTATCAAGAATTGCATGTGTTAAAATTTGCTTTTCTGCATTTTTTAATTGGGCTTTTACATCTTTTTGATCTTTAATATCAGAATCCTTTGCATCATTATAAACAAGTTCAAAGGATATTATTTCATCAAGAAGTTGTTTTCTTCCGTTTTCATTTAAAAAATATTGTCTCCTCTCCTCTGGGAAACTATTTATTGTAGCGTTTAAATCATTTTCTGTTATTTCTTCGCCATTAACAACAGCTAAAACTTTATTTTCCATTTAAATTCTCCTTTTTTCTAAAAAAATTACGTATATACCTTATAATCCTAATTTAAAGCATTATATTATACGTTTAATCATAACACTAAAGGTGTCCTTTATCTACAGCATATTTTATGTTAAATCTACTTTTTACCTTTTATACCATTGTATAACGTTTTCATAAATTGTTCAATGGTTTTTTAGTAAATATGAAAAAAT is a window of Clostridium pasteurianum DNA encoding:
- a CDS encoding NAD-dependent protein deacylase, with amino-acid sequence MLLLDKIEELKKIVDNSSNIVFFGGAGVSTESNIPDFRSSNGLYSKKLKINFTPEQLVSHTFFIRYPEEFFNFYKSKLVYPDAKPNAAHLALAKLEKMGKLKAIVTQNIDGLHQAAGSKNVFELHGSVLRNYCMQCHASYDEKFILESKGIPTCPKCGGRVKPDVVLYEEGLNEATIEGAVKAISEADTLIIGGTSLVVYPAAGLINYFRGNNLVLINKSTTSADSRADLVIHEAIGKVLGEVVREL
- a CDS encoding peptidylprolyl isomerase; this translates as MENKVLAVVNGEEITENDLNATINSFPEERRQYFLNENGRKQLLDEIISFELVYNDAKDSDIKDQKDVKAQLKNAEKQILTHAILDRVFKDVVVADSEVVKYYEVNKDKFKDPEKVSAKHILVSTAEEALKIKKEIEEGKEFEEAARQYSSCPSKERGGDLGEFARGQMVPEFEDAAFSQEIGEVGDPVKTQFGYHLIKVERKIEPTEKEFPAIKDTIKNMLIQERQRMKYTWYVDQLKDKYKVEIK